A genomic region of Longimicrobium sp. contains the following coding sequences:
- the ftsH gene encoding ATP-dependent zinc metalloprotease FtsH translates to MEPPIQNERRRGTDRRRTGGLGGPGRFGVGPLLIGFLALIALTMLWGGAQNSGRIAYSELKNRIAAGQVEKVEITPTTIVATPRPAIADSARVRQWSAALPASFEDRELLPLLERMHVPYQGAEESKLWGLLVWLLPVAMIVVFWSFMMRRMNPTQGVLTVGKSKARIVGEEGTGVTFQDVAGVDEARQETQEIVEFLRSPEKFAKLGAKIPKGVLLVGPPGTGKTLLARAVAGEAGVTFFQLSGAEFVEMFVGVGAARVRDLFAQAKAQAPCIIFIDELDALGKARTPGGVLGGNDEREQTLNQLLVEMDGFDPRMAVIIMAATNRPEILDPALLRPGRFDRQILVDRPDVKGRLDILRIHSRGVSLGQDVDLERIARRTPGFVGADLANLLNEAALLAARRDKSEVSMLEIDDAVDRIVAGLEKKNRLINDKERTIVAYHEAGHAIVAERVPTADPVHKISIIPRGVAALGYTQQLPTEDRYLLQKQELMDRIAVLLGGRVAEEIVFNEISTGAGNDLERVTELARSMVMEYGMSRELGPVNLSGPRRMQFLQADGDHGGGRQYSEETARQIDSEIRGLIDGTYERVRRILTDDRGVLEVLAQRLLEKEVVDEAELREIMNLPPRTREPSEDRIVTPPPASPIGEAGQARAASSAADDAAAD, encoded by the coding sequence ATGGAACCTCCCATTCAGAACGAGAGGCGCCGCGGCACGGACCGCAGGCGCACCGGCGGCCTCGGCGGGCCCGGACGCTTCGGCGTGGGCCCGCTGCTCATCGGCTTCCTGGCGCTGATCGCGCTGACCATGCTGTGGGGCGGCGCGCAGAACAGCGGCCGCATCGCCTACAGCGAGCTGAAGAACCGCATCGCCGCCGGGCAGGTGGAGAAGGTGGAGATCACCCCCACCACCATCGTGGCCACGCCCAGGCCGGCGATCGCCGACAGCGCCAGGGTGCGCCAGTGGTCGGCCGCACTCCCCGCCTCGTTCGAGGACCGCGAGCTGCTGCCGCTGCTGGAGCGCATGCACGTGCCCTACCAGGGCGCCGAGGAAAGCAAGCTGTGGGGCCTGCTGGTCTGGCTCCTTCCGGTGGCCATGATCGTGGTGTTCTGGAGCTTCATGATGAGGCGGATGAACCCCACGCAGGGCGTGCTGACGGTCGGCAAGAGCAAGGCGCGCATCGTGGGCGAGGAGGGCACCGGCGTCACCTTCCAGGACGTGGCCGGCGTGGACGAGGCGCGGCAGGAGACGCAGGAGATCGTGGAGTTCCTCCGCTCGCCGGAAAAGTTCGCCAAGCTGGGCGCCAAGATCCCCAAGGGCGTGCTTCTCGTCGGCCCTCCGGGAACGGGGAAGACGCTGCTGGCGCGCGCGGTGGCCGGCGAGGCGGGCGTCACCTTCTTCCAGCTCTCGGGCGCCGAGTTCGTGGAGATGTTCGTGGGCGTGGGCGCCGCCCGCGTGCGCGACCTGTTCGCGCAGGCCAAGGCGCAGGCGCCGTGCATCATCTTCATCGACGAGCTGGACGCGCTGGGGAAGGCGCGCACCCCCGGCGGCGTGCTGGGCGGCAACGACGAGCGCGAGCAGACGCTGAACCAGCTGCTGGTGGAGATGGACGGCTTCGACCCGCGCATGGCCGTCATCATCATGGCCGCCACCAACCGCCCCGAAATCCTGGACCCCGCGCTGCTGCGCCCCGGCCGCTTCGACCGGCAGATCCTGGTGGACCGGCCGGACGTGAAGGGGCGCCTCGACATCCTGCGCATCCACTCGCGCGGCGTGTCGCTGGGGCAGGACGTGGACCTGGAGCGCATCGCCCGGCGCACCCCCGGCTTCGTGGGCGCCGACCTGGCCAACCTGCTGAACGAGGCCGCGCTCCTGGCCGCCCGGCGCGACAAGTCGGAGGTCAGCATGCTCGAGATCGACGACGCGGTGGACCGCATCGTGGCCGGGCTGGAGAAGAAGAACCGGCTGATCAACGACAAGGAGCGCACCATCGTGGCCTATCACGAGGCCGGCCACGCCATCGTGGCCGAGCGCGTGCCCACAGCCGACCCGGTGCACAAGATCAGCATCATCCCCCGCGGCGTGGCGGCGCTGGGCTACACGCAGCAGCTGCCGACCGAGGACCGCTACCTCCTGCAGAAGCAGGAATTGATGGACCGCATCGCCGTGCTGCTGGGCGGGCGCGTGGCCGAGGAGATCGTGTTCAACGAGATCTCCACCGGCGCGGGGAACGACCTGGAGCGCGTGACCGAGCTGGCGCGCAGCATGGTGATGGAGTACGGGATGAGCCGCGAGCTGGGCCCGGTGAACCTTTCCGGCCCGCGCCGGATGCAGTTCCTGCAGGCCGACGGCGACCACGGCGGCGGCCGCCAGTACAGCGAGGAGACCGCGCGCCAGATCGACAGCGAGATCCGCGGGCTGATCGACGGCACCTACGAGCGCGTGCGCCGCATCCTGACCGACGACCGCGGCGTGCTGGAGGTGCTGGCCCAGCGGCTGCTGGAGAAGGAAGTGGTCGACGAGGCCGAGCTGCGCGAGATCATGAACCTGCCGCCGCGCACCCGCGAGCCCAGCGAGGACCGCATCGTCACCCCGCCCCCCGCCTCGCCCATCGGCGAGGCCGGCCAGGCGCGTGCCGCGAGCTCGGCGGCGGACGACGCGGCGGCGGACTGA
- the asnS gene encoding asparagine--tRNA ligase, translated as MLKPTIRDFLSGAVEPGAAVTVQGWVRTRRDSKAGISFINVSDGSVFATIQVVAGKELPNYESDVLRLTAGCSVVVRGELVATPGRPQPVEVRAAEIEVLGWVDDPETYPIQPKQHSMEFLRTVAHLRPRTNTFGAVARVRHTMAMAIHRFYDRNGFFWVHTPIITTSDAEGAGEMFRVSTLDLMNLPRAPGGEVDFAQDFFGRPASLTVSGQLNVEAYAQALGRVYTFGPTFRAENSNTSRHLAEFWMIEPELAFADLNDDADLAEDFLKAIFTDLLNERADDMAFFAERVDPECVKRVEAFLESSFERMDYTEAVRRLEASGQKFEFPVQWGMDLQSEHERYLTEKLVGRPVVVMNYPREIKSFYMRLNDDGRTVAAMDVLAPGIGEIIGGSQREERLDVLDRRMAEMGLDTASYGWYRDLRRYGTVPHAGFGLGFERAIQYATGIANIRDVIPYPRTPGSAEF; from the coding sequence ATGCTCAAACCGACCATCAGGGACTTCCTTTCCGGCGCCGTGGAGCCGGGCGCCGCCGTGACCGTGCAGGGATGGGTGCGCACCCGCCGCGACTCCAAGGCCGGCATCTCGTTCATCAACGTGAGCGACGGCTCCGTCTTCGCCACCATCCAGGTGGTCGCGGGGAAGGAGCTGCCGAACTACGAGAGCGACGTCCTGCGCCTGACCGCGGGGTGCTCGGTGGTGGTGCGCGGCGAGCTGGTGGCCACGCCCGGGCGCCCGCAGCCGGTGGAGGTGCGCGCGGCGGAGATCGAGGTGCTGGGGTGGGTGGACGACCCGGAGACGTACCCCATCCAGCCCAAGCAGCACTCGATGGAGTTCCTGCGCACGGTGGCGCACCTGCGCCCGCGCACGAACACCTTCGGCGCGGTCGCCCGGGTGCGGCACACGATGGCGATGGCCATCCACCGCTTCTACGACCGCAACGGCTTCTTCTGGGTGCACACGCCCATCATCACCACCAGCGACGCCGAGGGCGCGGGGGAGATGTTCCGCGTGAGCACGCTGGACCTGATGAACCTGCCGCGCGCCCCGGGCGGGGAAGTGGACTTCGCGCAGGACTTCTTCGGGCGCCCGGCCTCGCTCACCGTGAGCGGGCAGCTGAACGTGGAGGCCTACGCGCAGGCGCTGGGGCGGGTGTACACCTTCGGGCCCACCTTCCGCGCGGAGAACAGCAACACCAGCCGGCACCTGGCCGAGTTCTGGATGATCGAGCCGGAGCTGGCCTTCGCCGACCTGAACGACGACGCCGACCTGGCCGAGGATTTCCTCAAGGCCATCTTCACCGACCTGCTGAACGAGCGGGCCGACGACATGGCGTTCTTCGCCGAGCGCGTGGACCCCGAGTGCGTGAAGCGCGTCGAGGCGTTCCTGGAAAGCAGCTTCGAGCGGATGGACTACACCGAGGCCGTGCGCCGCCTGGAGGCCAGCGGCCAGAAGTTCGAGTTCCCGGTGCAGTGGGGGATGGACCTGCAGAGCGAGCACGAGCGCTACCTCACCGAGAAGCTGGTCGGCCGCCCCGTGGTGGTGATGAACTATCCGCGCGAGATCAAGTCGTTCTACATGCGGCTGAACGACGACGGCAGGACGGTGGCGGCCATGGACGTGCTGGCCCCCGGCATCGGCGAGATCATCGGCGGGTCGCAGCGCGAGGAGCGGCTGGACGTGCTGGACCGGCGCATGGCCGAGATGGGGCTGGACACGGCGAGCTACGGCTGGTACCGCGACCTGCGCCGCTACGGCACGGTGCCGCACGCCGGCTTCGGGCTGGGCTTCGAGCGGGCGATCCAGTACGCCACCGGCATCGCCAACATCCGCGACGTCATCCCCTACCCGCGCACGCCGGGGAGCGCGGAGTTCTGA